The following are encoded together in the Mesoterricola sediminis genome:
- a CDS encoding SOS response-associated peptidase, whose translation MCGRYALSSPVQALEVQFEAEAQVLLAPRYNIAPTTPVPVVRNGGAGRILVLHRWGLVPAWSREPGAGAPMANARSETVAEKPAFRGPFRRNRCLIPADGFYEWRAVPGGKQPFFIRAAEGVLAFAGLWDRWEGPEGTLDSCTILTTAAQGPMARIHDRMPVILAREAYAQWLDPATPPDVLKGLLRPCPEAWLRMHPVDRRVGSVRNDDPGLVEPLPGEPFDA comes from the coding sequence ATGTGCGGACGCTACGCCCTCAGTTCCCCGGTCCAGGCCCTGGAGGTCCAGTTCGAGGCGGAGGCGCAGGTGCTGCTGGCCCCCCGCTACAACATCGCCCCCACCACCCCCGTGCCCGTGGTGCGCAACGGGGGGGCCGGCCGCATCCTCGTCCTGCACCGGTGGGGCCTCGTGCCCGCCTGGTCCCGGGAGCCGGGCGCGGGGGCCCCGATGGCCAACGCCCGGTCGGAGACCGTCGCGGAGAAGCCCGCCTTCCGGGGGCCGTTCCGCCGCAACCGCTGCCTCATCCCCGCCGACGGCTTCTACGAGTGGCGGGCGGTCCCCGGCGGGAAGCAGCCCTTCTTCATCCGGGCGGCGGAAGGGGTCCTGGCCTTCGCCGGGCTCTGGGACCGCTGGGAGGGCCCGGAGGGCACCCTCGATTCCTGCACGATCCTCACCACGGCCGCCCAGGGCCCCATGGCCCGGATCCACGACCGCATGCCCGTGATCCTCGCCCGGGAGGCCTACGCCCAGTGGCTGGATCCCGCCACCCCGCCGGACGTGCTGAAGGGCCTGCTGCGGCCCTGCCCGGAGGCCTGGCTCCGCATGCACCCGGTGGACCGCCGCGTGGGCAGCGTGCGCAACGACGATCCCGGCCTCGTGGAACCGCTCCCCGGGGAGCCCTTCGATGCCTGA
- a CDS encoding ATP-binding protein: MRTIKGRLLAIFLMATAPLFLYFGLGVFANYKSDLRAAEEKSLRAALALTREYAAEVDGLHALLETLATHPAMRNPQPGECLAILERVHASTPYVDNLGLADAEGRVIASSVQGHYRVEDRKYFLDALRTRAFSVGEYVVGRATGHPTLHFSLPVLDPQGRVTHVLFASYNLNRFETIISHQNLPPGAVLNLTDHNGRVIYRHPRDPVVKPGLQDQPHLRAQVDGTREEGVFRAVGLDKVERLFGFRRLRLHPGDAPYLYARVTIPVPIAFADANRFAGWALGSFLLTAALAFGLLHLLAERHLVGPIRRLSRVAREAGSGDFAIRSQLETRQDEIGQVGRAFDKMVASLEARQEERDRAEAALRESEGKLRTLIDRISDALLVLDLDGHAILDVNQTMCAMYGYTREEALGATISDLSLGEPPYTSADAAAHFARMAGGEPQVFEWRARRRDQSLFWAEVSMRRATLGGAERCLVLVRDITERKDSEAERGRLTEQLHQAQKMESIGRLAGGIAHDFNNLLTPIMIYSELLAEDPAAGSRDGRKAHQILSAAAKAKALISKLMGLSRKQILNLEIVDIHRVIESFIDIIRRTIRENIDITVECADQPLLVRADATQIEQVLMNLVINAGDAIQGGGRIRIRAWRDPREARVRIAVEDTGCGMDAETLRRVFEPFFTTKPKGEGTGLGLATVLGIVQQHGGEVTVESTPGEGSRFVVTLPAHQGPAAPEPAPAASALPQAAARGQIALLAEDNDLVRAIAAELLHRLGFEVLEAPAPAEALVLATGHRVDLLISDVIMPGMNGPQLYHRLRETQPWLRAIFMSGHTDSILVEHGQLPPGTDFLQKPFSREAFGERVSRMMAAPIEA, from the coding sequence ATGAGGACGATCAAGGGCAGGCTGCTGGCCATCTTCCTGATGGCCACGGCGCCGCTCTTCCTCTATTTCGGCCTGGGCGTTTTCGCCAACTACAAGTCGGATCTGCGCGCGGCCGAGGAGAAGTCCCTGCGGGCCGCCCTGGCCCTCACCCGCGAGTACGCGGCCGAGGTGGATGGCCTGCACGCCCTCCTGGAAACCCTGGCGACCCACCCGGCCATGCGGAACCCCCAGCCGGGCGAATGCCTGGCCATCCTCGAGCGGGTCCACGCCTCCACCCCGTACGTGGACAACCTGGGCCTCGCCGACGCCGAAGGCCGGGTCATCGCCTCGTCCGTCCAGGGCCATTACCGGGTGGAGGACCGCAAGTACTTCCTCGACGCCCTCCGCACCCGCGCCTTCAGCGTAGGGGAGTACGTGGTGGGCCGCGCCACGGGGCACCCCACCCTCCACTTCTCGCTGCCGGTGCTGGACCCCCAGGGCCGCGTCACCCACGTCCTGTTCGCGTCCTACAACCTGAACCGGTTCGAGACCATCATCTCCCACCAGAACCTGCCCCCCGGCGCCGTCCTGAACCTGACTGACCACAACGGCCGGGTCATCTACCGCCATCCCCGGGATCCGGTGGTGAAGCCCGGCCTCCAGGACCAGCCGCACCTGCGCGCCCAGGTGGACGGCACCCGCGAGGAAGGGGTCTTCCGGGCAGTGGGCCTGGACAAGGTCGAACGCCTCTTCGGATTCCGCCGGCTCCGGCTCCACCCCGGCGACGCGCCCTACCTGTACGCCCGGGTGACGATCCCCGTGCCCATCGCCTTCGCGGACGCCAACCGCTTCGCGGGGTGGGCCCTGGGCAGCTTCCTCCTCACGGCGGCCCTCGCCTTCGGGCTGCTGCACCTGCTCGCCGAACGCCACCTGGTGGGCCCCATCCGGCGCCTGAGCCGCGTCGCCCGGGAGGCAGGCTCCGGCGACTTCGCCATCCGGTCCCAGCTGGAGACCCGGCAGGACGAGATCGGCCAGGTGGGGCGGGCCTTCGACAAGATGGTCGCCTCCCTCGAGGCCCGGCAGGAGGAGCGGGACCGGGCCGAGGCCGCGCTCCGGGAGAGCGAAGGCAAGCTCCGCACCCTCATCGACCGCATCAGCGACGCCCTGCTGGTGCTGGACCTGGATGGCCACGCGATCCTGGACGTCAACCAGACCATGTGCGCCATGTACGGCTACACGCGGGAGGAGGCCCTCGGGGCCACCATCTCCGACCTGAGCCTCGGGGAGCCGCCCTACACCTCCGCCGACGCCGCCGCCCACTTCGCCCGGATGGCCGGGGGCGAGCCCCAGGTCTTCGAATGGCGTGCCCGGCGCCGGGACCAGTCCCTGTTCTGGGCCGAGGTGAGCATGCGCCGGGCCACCCTGGGCGGCGCCGAGCGCTGCCTGGTCCTCGTGCGCGACATCACGGAGCGCAAGGATTCCGAGGCCGAGCGGGGCCGGCTCACCGAGCAGCTCCACCAGGCCCAGAAGATGGAATCCATCGGGCGCCTCGCGGGCGGGATCGCCCACGATTTCAACAACCTCCTGACGCCCATCATGATCTACAGCGAGCTCCTCGCCGAGGACCCCGCCGCCGGGAGCCGGGACGGACGGAAGGCCCACCAGATCCTCTCCGCCGCCGCCAAGGCCAAGGCCCTGATCTCCAAGCTCATGGGGCTGAGCCGCAAGCAGATCCTGAACCTGGAGATCGTCGACATCCACCGCGTCATCGAGTCCTTCATCGACATCATCCGGCGGACGATCCGGGAGAACATCGACATCACCGTCGAATGCGCCGACCAGCCCCTCCTGGTCCGGGCCGACGCCACCCAGATCGAGCAGGTCCTGATGAACCTCGTCATCAACGCCGGCGACGCCATCCAGGGCGGGGGCCGGATCCGCATCCGCGCCTGGCGGGATCCCCGGGAGGCCAGGGTCCGCATCGCCGTGGAGGACACCGGCTGCGGCATGGACGCCGAGACGCTGCGGCGCGTCTTCGAGCCCTTCTTCACCACCAAGCCCAAGGGGGAGGGCACCGGGCTGGGGCTCGCCACCGTGCTGGGCATCGTCCAGCAGCACGGGGGCGAAGTCACCGTCGAATCCACCCCCGGCGAGGGCAGCCGCTTCGTCGTGACCCTCCCGGCCCACCAGGGCCCCGCGGCGCCGGAGCCGGCCCCCGCCGCCTCCGCCCTGCCCCAGGCCGCGGCCCGGGGCCAGATCGCCCTCCTCGCGGAGGACAACGACCTCGTGCGGGCCATCGCCGCCGAGCTCCTCCACCGGCTGGGATTCGAGGTGCTGGAGGCCCCCGCCCCCGCCGAGGCCCTCGTCCTCGCCACGGGGCACCGCGTCGACCTGCTCATCTCCGACGTCATCATGCCCGGCATGAACGGGCCCCAGCTCTACCACCGCCTCCGGGAGACCCAGCCCTGGCTCCGGGCCATCTTCATGTCCGGGCACACCGACAGCATCCTGGTCGAGCACGGGCAGCTGCCGCCGGGCACCGACTTCCTTCAGAAGCCGTTCAGCCGGGAGGCGTTCGGGGAGCGGGTGTCCCGCATGATGGCGGCCCCCATCGAGGCCTGA
- a CDS encoding NHL repeat-containing protein — protein MFISFHRLALALAAAALPLAAQGRLRIQCPDTILAAGASTPCEALLDEDSPAGVVWSLGEHPGTITADGRYTAPALEASRLVRVRADLPSGAWAEAELLVLRDDPALGHLWRVMADLGEDALRQGFAGGGLPFLDPATGRRDREARVVVDGEEGAVLTRILGCGLAIRLAWAPDLAAAEALQLAWQEGAFWVRRVVTGQTCEDLCLREGSRMGLLEALDAVDRRQDRWTSRIRRMHLRARGLVPHTAGAQDGAAPALRAPAGLASLPAGALAVADEAGHQVLRVEGSGRLRALAGAAGEAGFRDGAGAEARFRLPTFLASEARRPREGTPGLLVADTGNHAIRRIGLDGQVRTLAGDGVPGRVDADRGPEARFCAPQGLAQDPDGNWYVADAGNHAIRRIDPAGRVSTLAGSLEPGDRDGAGAQASFTALRGLAWWRGLLYAVDGHAIRTVTVDGEVRTVLGRVAEAGQSRHPRSEGPALARPWGLAVVESGLLVTEEGGHAVHRLRRNPLLPARHELIPLAGDAAAPDLRWGLLRAGRPWPLTEAYAALPAPRGVAGDGDDGAFVATGGGIARLSACEAPPAGPLIFLEPEVADRPEPATQGRPFHLMLPDGGPDLLPEDPVHRWILEVADAAGTVLRGPETLAPDPGRGLVFSHTFAGPGAHEVRVTAVTVGGFSVSLALPVLVAAH, from the coding sequence ATGTTCATTTCATTCCATCGCCTGGCCTTGGCCCTGGCCGCCGCGGCCCTGCCCCTGGCCGCGCAGGGCCGGTTGCGAATCCAGTGTCCGGACACCATCCTCGCCGCGGGCGCCTCCACCCCCTGCGAAGCCCTCCTGGACGAGGACAGCCCCGCCGGGGTCGTGTGGTCCCTGGGGGAGCACCCGGGCACGATCACCGCCGACGGCCGGTACACGGCCCCGGCCCTGGAGGCCAGCCGCCTCGTGCGGGTGCGCGCCGACCTGCCCTCCGGCGCCTGGGCCGAGGCCGAGCTGCTCGTGCTGCGGGACGACCCCGCCCTCGGCCACCTGTGGCGGGTCATGGCCGACCTCGGCGAGGACGCGCTCCGGCAGGGCTTCGCCGGGGGGGGCCTCCCCTTCCTGGACCCGGCGACGGGCCGGCGGGACCGGGAGGCCCGGGTGGTGGTGGACGGGGAGGAGGGCGCCGTCCTGACCCGCATCCTGGGGTGCGGGCTGGCGATCCGCCTCGCCTGGGCCCCGGACCTGGCGGCGGCGGAGGCCCTCCAGCTCGCCTGGCAGGAGGGGGCCTTCTGGGTGCGCCGGGTGGTGACGGGGCAGACCTGCGAGGACCTGTGCCTCCGGGAGGGGAGCCGGATGGGCCTGCTGGAGGCCCTGGACGCCGTGGACCGCCGGCAGGACCGGTGGACCAGCCGCATCCGGCGGATGCACCTGCGGGCCCGGGGCCTGGTGCCCCACACCGCGGGCGCCCAGGACGGCGCGGCCCCCGCCCTGCGGGCGCCCGCGGGGCTGGCCTCCCTTCCCGCCGGGGCGCTCGCGGTGGCCGACGAGGCGGGCCACCAGGTCCTGCGCGTGGAGGGGAGCGGGCGGCTCAGGGCCCTCGCGGGGGCCGCCGGGGAAGCCGGGTTCCGGGACGGCGCCGGGGCCGAGGCCCGCTTCCGCCTTCCCACCTTCCTGGCCTCCGAGGCCCGCCGGCCCCGGGAGGGAACACCGGGCCTCCTGGTGGCCGACACGGGGAACCACGCCATCCGCCGCATCGGCCTGGACGGCCAGGTGCGGACCCTGGCGGGGGACGGGGTTCCGGGCCGGGTGGACGCGGACCGGGGCCCGGAAGCCCGGTTCTGCGCCCCCCAGGGCCTCGCCCAGGATCCGGACGGGAACTGGTACGTGGCCGACGCGGGCAACCACGCCATCCGCCGCATCGACCCGGCGGGCCGGGTCTCCACCCTGGCGGGGTCCCTGGAGCCCGGCGACCGGGACGGAGCGGGCGCCCAGGCCTCCTTCACGGCCCTGAGGGGCCTCGCCTGGTGGCGGGGCCTCCTCTACGCGGTGGACGGCCACGCCATCCGGACGGTGACCGTCGACGGCGAGGTGCGGACCGTCCTGGGCCGGGTGGCGGAAGCGGGCCAGTCCCGGCACCCCCGGTCCGAGGGGCCCGCCCTGGCGCGCCCCTGGGGCCTGGCGGTGGTCGAGTCCGGCCTGCTGGTGACGGAGGAGGGGGGCCACGCCGTCCACCGCCTCCGGCGGAACCCCCTCCTCCCGGCCCGGCACGAACTCATCCCCCTGGCCGGCGACGCCGCGGCCCCGGACCTGCGCTGGGGCCTCCTGCGCGCGGGCAGGCCCTGGCCCCTCACGGAGGCCTATGCGGCCCTGCCGGCCCCCCGCGGCGTCGCCGGGGACGGGGACGACGGGGCCTTCGTGGCCACGGGCGGGGGCATCGCGCGGCTCTCCGCCTGCGAGGCTCCGCCCGCCGGTCCATTGATCTTCCTGGAGCCCGAGGTCGCGGACCGCCCCGAGCCGGCGACCCAGGGCCGCCCCTTCCACCTGATGTTGCCCGACGGGGGGCCGGATCTCCTGCCGGAGGACCCGGTCCACCGGTGGATCCTGGAGGTCGCCGACGCCGCCGGGACCGTGCTCCGGGGCCCCGAGACCCTGGCGCCGGACCCGGGCCGGGGGCTGGTCTTCAGCCACACCTTCGCCGGCCCCGGCGCCCACGAGGTCCGGGTGACCGCCGTGACGGTGGGGGGCTTCAGCGTCTCCCTCGCGCTGCCCGTCCTGGTGGCGGCCCATTGA
- a CDS encoding DHA2 family efflux MFS transporter permease subunit has translation MTPERPQKAFNPWLIALVVMIATFMEVLDTSVANVALPHIAGNLSSTVDEATWVLTSYLVANAVVLPLGGYFGMLFGRKRFYMTCVLLFTVSSLLCGLAPSLPWLIFFRIMQGLGGGALQPTSQAILVENFPHEKRGAAMALYGMGVVLAPIVGPVLGGWITDNYSWHWIFLINVPVGALSLFLTYRMVHDPPTLKRASIKEGFQVDYLGIGILTLGLAALEIVLDEGQRRDWFASNLIVVCAVLAVVCLVGVVFYLLKKDHPILDLRLLKDRNFAVSTVMLFVLGFVLYGSLAVLPIFLQTLLGYTASLSGWILSPGGVVILFMMPLVARLLKFVDTRKLIAFGFMTCGAGLLWMSAFNLQVPFQTAMMSRMLQSLGLAFLFIPMNVTAFQNVPMDKTSYATGMLNLVRNIGGSTGIALVSTILSRRGQVHQANLVGNLHPGSLQYQGFLQNAQHVLVAKGSSLPDAAHQAQGMAYGTLLRQANMMAFSDTFWIMGVLCFVLLPLLLLMRKTHAGQKPVVMDH, from the coding sequence ATGACCCCTGAAAGGCCGCAGAAGGCCTTCAATCCCTGGCTCATCGCCCTCGTGGTGATGATCGCCACCTTCATGGAGGTGCTCGACACCTCCGTGGCCAACGTGGCCTTGCCCCACATCGCCGGCAACCTGTCGTCGACGGTAGACGAGGCCACCTGGGTGCTCACGTCGTACCTGGTGGCCAACGCCGTGGTCCTGCCCCTGGGCGGCTACTTCGGCATGCTGTTCGGCCGCAAGCGCTTCTACATGACCTGCGTGCTGCTGTTCACGGTGAGCTCCCTGCTCTGCGGCCTCGCGCCCAGCCTTCCGTGGCTCATCTTCTTCCGGATCATGCAGGGCCTGGGGGGCGGCGCCCTCCAGCCGACGTCCCAGGCCATCCTCGTGGAGAACTTCCCCCACGAGAAGCGGGGCGCGGCCATGGCCCTCTACGGCATGGGCGTCGTCCTGGCCCCCATCGTCGGCCCCGTCCTGGGGGGCTGGATCACCGACAACTACAGCTGGCACTGGATCTTCCTGATCAACGTGCCCGTCGGGGCCCTCAGCCTCTTCCTTACCTACCGCATGGTCCACGATCCGCCGACCCTCAAGCGCGCGTCCATCAAGGAAGGGTTCCAGGTCGACTACCTCGGCATCGGCATCCTGACCCTGGGCCTCGCCGCCCTGGAGATCGTGCTCGACGAGGGCCAGCGCAGGGACTGGTTCGCCTCGAACCTCATCGTGGTCTGCGCCGTGCTGGCCGTGGTCTGCCTCGTGGGGGTCGTCTTCTACCTGCTGAAGAAGGACCATCCCATCCTGGACCTCCGCCTGCTCAAGGACCGGAACTTCGCGGTCTCCACGGTGATGCTGTTCGTCCTGGGCTTCGTGCTCTACGGCAGCCTCGCGGTGCTCCCGATCTTCCTGCAGACCCTGCTGGGCTACACCGCGAGCCTCTCGGGCTGGATCCTCAGCCCCGGCGGCGTGGTGATCCTGTTCATGATGCCCCTGGTGGCGCGGCTCCTGAAGTTCGTGGACACCCGCAAGCTCATCGCCTTCGGGTTCATGACCTGCGGCGCGGGACTCCTCTGGATGTCCGCCTTCAACCTGCAGGTGCCCTTCCAGACCGCCATGATGAGCCGCATGCTGCAGAGCCTGGGCCTGGCCTTCCTCTTCATCCCCATGAACGTGACGGCCTTCCAGAACGTGCCCATGGACAAGACCAGCTACGCCACCGGCATGCTGAACCTCGTGCGCAACATCGGCGGAAGCACCGGCATCGCCCTGGTGAGCACCATCCTGTCCAGGCGGGGCCAGGTCCACCAGGCCAACCTCGTGGGCAACCTCCACCCGGGCAGCCTCCAGTACCAGGGCTTCCTCCAGAACGCCCAGCACGTGCTGGTGGCCAAGGGCTCCAGCCTCCCCGACGCCGCCCACCAGGCCCAGGGGATGGCCTACGGGACCCTGCTCCGGCAGGCCAACATGATGGCCTTCTCGGACACCTTCTGGATCATGGGGGTGCTGTGCTTCGTGCTGCTGCCCCTCCTCCTGCTCATGCGCAAGACCCACGCGGGCCAGAAGCCGGTGGTGATGGACCACTGA
- a CDS encoding HlyD family secretion protein produces MTEITEMKDNSRRDRTRLALTAAAVVAVLAAGAGWYHFKDRVSTDDAQVDGHLVPVSAKVGGSVERIAVEDNQPVKAGDVLVELDARDLQARVDQARAALAQAEAQASSASADVDRSRVSLEQARSSELQVAEANLEARRSTFEKAKADVVRTRPLADRQEISAQQFDAYRNAAEVAENEWKAAQRRLAGVKQEADIRRAALSASEARTKQASAGIAAAKANLDALLLQIGYTRIVAPVDGVVTRKTVEPGQIIQPGQGLLTLVPLHQTWVTANFKETQLKNVRPGQKAEVEVDMNGMTLHGTVDSVAGSTGSRMSLLPPENAVGNFVKVVQRIPVKIRLDKEDADKVILRPGMNVDATILTK; encoded by the coding sequence ATGACCGAGATCACCGAGATGAAAGACAATTCGCGGCGCGACCGCACCCGCCTGGCCCTGACCGCCGCCGCCGTCGTGGCCGTGCTGGCCGCGGGCGCGGGGTGGTACCACTTCAAGGACCGGGTCAGCACCGACGACGCCCAGGTGGACGGCCATCTCGTCCCCGTCTCCGCCAAGGTCGGCGGGAGCGTGGAGCGGATCGCCGTCGAGGACAACCAGCCCGTGAAGGCCGGCGACGTCCTCGTGGAGCTGGACGCCCGCGACCTCCAGGCCCGCGTGGACCAGGCCCGGGCGGCCCTCGCCCAGGCCGAGGCCCAGGCCTCCAGCGCCTCGGCCGACGTGGACCGCTCCCGGGTGAGCCTGGAGCAGGCCCGGAGCTCGGAGCTGCAGGTGGCCGAGGCCAACCTCGAGGCCCGCCGCTCCACCTTCGAGAAGGCCAAGGCCGACGTGGTCCGCACCCGGCCCCTCGCCGACCGCCAGGAGATCAGCGCGCAGCAGTTCGACGCCTACCGCAACGCCGCCGAGGTCGCGGAGAACGAATGGAAGGCCGCCCAGCGCCGCCTCGCCGGGGTGAAGCAGGAGGCCGACATCCGCCGCGCCGCCCTCAGCGCCTCCGAGGCCCGCACCAAGCAGGCCTCCGCCGGCATCGCCGCCGCCAAGGCCAACCTGGACGCCCTGCTCCTCCAGATCGGCTACACCCGCATCGTCGCCCCCGTGGACGGGGTCGTGACCCGCAAGACCGTGGAGCCCGGCCAGATCATCCAGCCCGGCCAGGGCCTCCTGACCCTCGTGCCCCTGCACCAGACCTGGGTGACGGCCAACTTCAAGGAGACCCAGCTCAAGAACGTGCGCCCCGGCCAGAAGGCCGAGGTCGAGGTGGACATGAACGGCATGACCCTGCACGGGACCGTCGACAGCGTGGCGGGTTCCACCGGCAGCCGGATGAGCCTCCTCCCCCCCGAGAACGCGGTGGGCAACTTCGTGAAGGTCGTCCAGCGCATCCCCGTGAAGATCCGGCTGGACAAGGAGGACGCCGACAAGGTCATCCTCCGCCCCGGCATGAACGTCGACGCCACCATCCTCACCAAGTAG
- a CDS encoding TolC family protein produces MLRITPKDEAGRLTLVLEGKLSGPWVAELAQAWSERRAATDPRAATVDLRNVWFVDEAGRALLSDLHREGLGLVGAGCYVGPIVQAILHGGEVGAARLRFLWLPLAAATAAGALAAAEPPMSLSMAEALRQGLSRNPEVQKSLLSVAQAQEDRRMAAGALLPSVGAEAAITRMKENFDILLGTPTPGGPNVVGPFNAGQVGIEAQAPLFDLSLYKRWKASQQGEASVRAQARAVREQIAALIVGQYLRSQRASEAMKAAASRVELAQALETLAENQQKNGIGTRLDTLRAQVALQSERQRLIQAETQWRTAQYGLVKLLDLAPDTRLELTDPLAAPEAPAFTFQEAYGKGLAQRPELAALDARERAAKDLQDAARGLRLPTVVATGTYNSTGLYPGQPWVPIYTLGVGVKVPLFTGGRVSAQVAKAKTELARVEQERKEIRSQVGYEVQVAQAEIESAKNEVAVTTSAVAFAEEAMVQARHRFEAGVSNNIEVTAAQDDLARATDNRINALHRLNQARADLAKAMGQLEPLFAH; encoded by the coding sequence ATGCTACGAATCACGCCCAAGGACGAGGCCGGCCGGCTCACCCTGGTCCTGGAGGGCAAACTGTCGGGTCCCTGGGTGGCCGAGCTGGCCCAGGCCTGGAGCGAACGCCGGGCCGCCACGGATCCCCGCGCCGCCACGGTGGACCTTCGCAATGTATGGTTCGTAGACGAGGCGGGCCGCGCCCTCCTGTCGGACCTGCACCGGGAGGGTCTGGGCCTCGTCGGCGCCGGCTGCTACGTGGGACCCATCGTCCAGGCCATCCTCCACGGGGGCGAGGTGGGCGCGGCCCGCCTGCGCTTCCTCTGGCTCCCCCTGGCCGCGGCGACGGCCGCGGGCGCCCTGGCCGCCGCCGAGCCGCCCATGTCCCTCAGCATGGCCGAGGCCCTCCGCCAGGGCCTGAGCCGCAACCCGGAGGTCCAGAAATCGCTCCTGAGCGTGGCCCAGGCCCAGGAGGACCGGCGCATGGCCGCCGGTGCCCTGCTCCCCAGCGTGGGCGCCGAGGCCGCGATCACCCGCATGAAGGAGAACTTCGACATCCTCCTGGGCACGCCGACCCCCGGCGGCCCCAACGTGGTGGGGCCGTTCAACGCGGGCCAGGTGGGCATCGAGGCCCAGGCCCCCCTCTTCGACCTCTCCCTCTACAAGCGCTGGAAGGCGTCCCAGCAGGGCGAGGCCTCGGTGCGGGCCCAGGCCCGGGCCGTGCGGGAGCAGATCGCGGCGCTCATCGTGGGCCAGTACCTGCGCAGCCAGCGCGCCTCGGAGGCCATGAAGGCTGCCGCCAGCCGCGTCGAGCTCGCCCAGGCGCTGGAAACCCTGGCCGAGAACCAGCAGAAGAACGGCATCGGCACCCGGCTGGACACCCTCCGGGCCCAGGTGGCCCTGCAGTCGGAACGGCAGCGCCTCATCCAGGCCGAGACCCAGTGGCGCACCGCCCAGTACGGGCTCGTGAAGCTCCTGGACCTCGCGCCGGACACCCGGCTGGAGCTCACCGACCCCCTCGCCGCGCCGGAGGCGCCGGCCTTCACCTTCCAGGAGGCCTACGGCAAGGGCCTGGCCCAGCGCCCCGAGCTGGCGGCCCTGGACGCCCGGGAGCGGGCGGCGAAGGACCTGCAGGACGCCGCGCGCGGCCTGCGCCTGCCCACCGTCGTGGCCACCGGCACCTACAACTCCACCGGGCTCTACCCCGGCCAGCCCTGGGTGCCCATCTACACCCTGGGCGTGGGCGTGAAGGTGCCCCTCTTCACCGGCGGCCGCGTCTCCGCCCAGGTGGCCAAGGCCAAGACCGAGCTGGCCCGGGTCGAGCAGGAGCGCAAGGAGATCCGCAGCCAGGTGGGCTACGAGGTCCAGGTCGCCCAGGCCGAGATCGAGTCGGCGAAGAACGAGGTCGCCGTGACCACGAGCGCCGTGGCCTTCGCCGAGGAGGCCATGGTCCAGGCCCGCCACCGGTTCGAGGCCGGCGTCTCCAACAACATCGAGGTGACCGCCGCCCAGGACGACCTGGCGCGGGCCACCGACAACCGCATCAACGCCCTCCACCGCCTCAACCAGGCCCGCGCCGACCTGGCCAAGGCCATGGGGCAGCTGGAACCCCTCTTCGCGCACTGA
- a CDS encoding Vps62-related protein, which produces MKALLLLALPALLGAQDPSSAATEKPRLAKEVLLKAIQDNAPILVPHGDELYQVTSVESFLAVSEVYPYNEGGQTHHFGLRLKGAKDTGLKGIFSKDTRAKGGDPKNAKVYINVKVGKETTDLQYWFLYAYNGPGSVYFATGNALPKVLPAFLTLNQLKKTYSSPNQPIQLQTLGAHEGDWEHLTVRISNVDGQRIPDKAVFMSAHGDGGWYPERSVLAPDLKGKGSRIWAFASKNGHALFTTPDVHLYSQFKSPITGLAVFALVNDTSKLGGQALTVDFGLPLPGGKGSRLEIMGVQGDPALVKALGFTPPAWIAKYPDRWGRYVEKPVPLENVPGLKTPMKQILDKLGLLTEMTLEAGPQPPWKKGIWDKEDE; this is translated from the coding sequence ATGAAAGCCTTGCTCCTCCTGGCCCTTCCCGCCCTGCTGGGCGCCCAGGATCCGTCGAGCGCCGCGACCGAGAAACCCCGGCTCGCCAAGGAGGTCCTCCTGAAAGCCATCCAGGACAACGCGCCCATCCTGGTGCCCCACGGGGACGAGCTCTACCAGGTGACGAGCGTGGAGAGCTTCCTGGCTGTTTCGGAGGTCTACCCATACAACGAGGGAGGCCAGACCCATCATTTCGGGCTCCGCCTCAAGGGCGCGAAGGACACCGGCCTCAAGGGCATCTTCTCCAAGGACACCCGGGCCAAGGGCGGCGACCCCAAGAACGCCAAGGTCTACATCAATGTGAAGGTGGGGAAGGAGACCACCGACCTCCAGTACTGGTTCCTGTACGCCTACAACGGTCCGGGGAGCGTCTATTTCGCGACCGGCAACGCCCTGCCGAAGGTGCTCCCGGCCTTCCTGACCCTCAACCAGCTCAAGAAGACCTATTCCAGTCCCAACCAGCCCATCCAGCTCCAGACGCTGGGGGCCCACGAAGGGGACTGGGAGCACCTCACGGTGCGGATCTCCAACGTCGACGGCCAGCGGATCCCGGACAAGGCGGTCTTCATGTCCGCCCACGGCGACGGGGGCTGGTACCCCGAACGCTCCGTCCTCGCGCCCGACCTGAAGGGCAAGGGGAGCCGGATCTGGGCCTTCGCCTCGAAGAACGGCCATGCCCTGTTCACGACGCCGGATGTCCACCTGTACAGCCAGTTCAAGTCGCCCATCACGGGGCTGGCGGTCTTCGCCCTCGTCAACGACACGTCCAAGCTGGGCGGCCAGGCGCTGACCGTGGACTTCGGGCTGCCCCTGCCCGGGGGCAAGGGGAGCCGCCTGGAGATCATGGGCGTCCAGGGGGATCCGGCCCTCGTCAAGGCCCTCGGCTTCACGCCGCCGGCCTGGATCGCCAAGTACCCGGACCGGTGGGGGCGCTATGTGGAGAAACCGGTTCCCCTGGAGAATGTCCCGGGCCTGAAGACGCCGATGAAGCAGATCCTGGACAAGCTCGGGCTCCTGACCGAGATGACCCTTGAAGCGGGCCCCCAGCCCCCCTGGAAGAAGGGCATCTGGGACAAGGAGGACGAGTAG